In Astatotilapia calliptera unplaced genomic scaffold, fAstCal1.2 U_scaffold_73, whole genome shotgun sequence, the following proteins share a genomic window:
- the LOC113018381 gene encoding tripartite motif-containing protein 16-like, with the protein MAQKGVQLDRETFSCSICLDLLKDPVTTACGHSYCRNCIKSFWDEEDRKGIHSCPQCRKTFTPRPVLEKNTMLAALVEQLKKTGLQAAPADHCYAGPEDVACDVCTGRKLKAIKSCLVCLASYCEKHLQPHYDAAPLKKHKLVAPSKKLQENICSRHDEVMKIFCRTDQQSICYLCTMDEHKGHETVPAAAERTEKQKELEVRRLNIQQRIQEREKDVKLLQQEVEAINGSADKAVEDSEKMFTELIRLIQKRSSDVKQQVRSQQETEVSRVKELQEKLEQEIAELKRKDGELEQLSHTEDHNQFLHNYPSLSALSESTHSSSINIRPLSYFEDVTAAVSETRDKLQDILREEWTNISLTVTEEDVLLSPPEPKTRAGFLKYSREITLDPNTANAYLLLSEGNRKVTFIYQQQSYSDHPDRFTVWRQVLSRESLTGRCYWEVEWRGGAVYVAVAYKNISRAGTGDECGFGWNDKSWALHCDTNRYIFLHNKVQTVLSGPRSSRVGVYLDHRAGILSFYSVSETMTLLHRVQTTFTQPLYAGLCLGPGATAELIKVK; encoded by the coding sequence ATGGCGCAGAAAGGAGTTCAGCTGGACCGAGAAACCTTCTCTTGTTCCAtctgtttggatctactgaaggaTCCGGTGACTACAgcctgtggacacagctactgcagGAACTGTATTAAAAGTTTCTGGGATGAAGAGGACAGGAAgggaatccacagctgccctcagtgcagGAAGACTTTCACACCGAGGCCTGtcctggagaaaaacaccatgttagcagctttagtggagcagctgaagaagactggactccaagctgctccagctgatcactgctatgctggacctgaagatgtggcctgtgatgtctgcactggGAGGAAGCTGAAAGCCATCAAGTCCTGTTTAGTCTGTCTGGCCtcttactgtgagaaacacctCCAACCTCACTATGATGCAGCtccattaaagaaacacaagctggtggccccctccaagaagctccaggagaacatctgctctcgtcatgatgaggtgatgaagattttctgtcgtactgatcagcagagtatctgttatctctgcacaatggatgaacataaaggccatgaaacagtcccagctgcagcagaaaggactgagaagcagaaggagctCGAGGTGAGACGactaaacatccagcagagaatccaggagcgagagaaagatgtgaagctgcttcaacaggaggtggaggccatcaatggctctgctgataaagcagtggaggacagtgagaagatgttcactgagctgatccgtctcatccagaaaagaagctctgatgtgaagcagcaggtcagatcccagcaggaaactgaagtgagtcgagtcaaagagcttcaggagaagctggagcaggagatcgctgagctgaagaggaaagacggcgagctggagcagctctcacacacagaggatcacaaccagtttctacacaactacccctcactgtcagcactcagtgagtctacacactcatccagcatcaatattcgtcctctgagctactttgaggatgtgacagcagctgtgtcagagaccagagataaactacaggacattctgagagaggaatggacaaacatctcactgacagtcactgaagaggatgttttactgtcaccaccagagccaaagaccagagctggattcttaaaatattcacgtgaaatcacactggatccaaacacagcaaacgCATATCTGTTATTATCTGAAGGGAACAGAAAAGTAACATTTATATACCAACAACAGTCTtattctgatcatccagacagattcactGTATGGCGTCAGGTCCTGAGTAGAGAGAGTCTGACTggacgttgttactgggaggtggagtggagagggGGAGCAGTTTATGTCGCAGTTGCATACAAGAATATCAGCAGAGCAGGGACGGGCGATGAATGTGGATTTGGATGGAATGACAAATCTTGGGCATTACATTGTGACACAAACAGATATATATTTCTGCACAACAAAGTCCAAACTGTCCTCTCAGGTCCTCGGTcctccagagtaggagtgtacctggatcacagagcaggtattctgtctttctacagcgtctctgaaaccatgactctcctccacagagtccagaccacattcactcagccgctctatgctggaCTTTGTCTTGGACCTGGAGCCACTGCAGAGTTGATTAAAGTCAAATAG